A genomic window from Purpureocillium takamizusanense chromosome 2, complete sequence includes:
- a CDS encoding uncharacterized protein (TransMembrane:1 (o483-505i)~EggNog:ENOG503P5IU~COG:S) — translation MEAVHDALLQVEGQADWAARGSGSGYSHSGYNQQIAGQASRLVLVNGGNKETDPFINLRFRDKTGMLNGQDLVELMQFILKTRLKVTNSIIQDEWHINGEDLMRAVQGASHPSNALARFEDEVRYLPMAPTKMNKELIRTHLQLMSRFKASLDGSPRPNNRFMKHWIPYSIQDPLVLHVILCSTASFLNETGRVPKVMLLVHRATATRMINEHISDPRRCTDDSAMLAVAQSILTSWYWGGTDELHAHMLGFKRMIELRGGLQNLGMEGYTSKISLINDFVIALVHETRPILFGQLGFEFEDVVRVPLQVNFNSPLLFDCPLFLSAASPLRLHQHTARILDEMRIVHRIVADLSDDGTQEEEASVYAAADAALATIAYMPEDVALLESDSEKSTGPANVSGGGLKRKRQGDDTAEPRKAGTTAAETRAASGEEMPDLVHRCVRKAALIYCQAVRDRVPTSRTCSEDDFNQVWHWAWGAGLDRWAALSGVFVWVMIAVVPSSLALVHSRMVKSLLVTGFMYLGTENWHVAADIATAGLKMQRWLRGRRDVMQGGLVSEAWGGETVVERHGFAFKDEMPEVVPATMEEDHESDA, via the exons ATGGAAGCCGTTCACGATGCTCTCTTGCAGGTGGAAGGGCAGGCCgactgggcggcgaggggtTCCGGCAGTGGGTACAGCCATTCGGGGTACAATCAGCAAATTGCGGGCCAGGCGAGCCGTCTGGTCCTGGTGAACGGAGGGAATAAGGAGACAGATCCGTTTATTAACCTGCGATTTCGGGACAAGACGGGGATGCTCAACGGACAAGATCTCGTCGAACTCATGCAGTTCATCCTCAAGACGCGCCTCAAGGTCACCAACAGCATCATCCAAGATGAGTGGCATATCAATGGTGAGGATCTTATGCGGGCCGTCCAAGGCGCAAGCCATCCGAGCAACGCACTGGCGAGGTTCGAGGACGAAGTCCGCTACCTACCAATGGCACCGACGAAGATGAACAAGGAGCTCATCCGCACAC ACCTCCAACTCATGAGCCGCTTCAAGGCGTCCCTTGACGGCAGCCCCCGGCCCAACAACCGCTTCATGAAACATTGGATCCCGTACTCGATTCAAGACCCGCTGGTGCTGCACGTCATTCTgtgctcgacggccagcttTCTCAACGAGACGGGCCGGGTCCCCAAGGTTATGCTGCTCGTGCACCGCGCCACCGCTACGCGGATGATCAACGAGCATATAAGCGATCCGCGAAGGTGTACAGACGACTCGgccatgctcgccgtcgcaCAGTCGATTCTCACATCGTGGTACTGgggcggcaccgacgagctCCACGCCCACATGCTTGGCTTCAAGCGCATGATCGAGTTGAGAGGCGGCCTGCAGAACTTGGGTATGGAGGGCTATACGAGTAAGATCTCGCTCAT TAACGACTTTGTCATCGCGCTGGTACACGAGACGCGGCCCATTCTCTTCGGCCAGCTGGGATTCGAGTTTGAAGACGTGGTCCGGGTGCCGTTGCAGGTCAACTTCAACTCGCCGCTACTGTTCGACTGCCCGCTGTTCCTCagcgcggcatcgccgctcCGGCTGCATCAGCACACAGCCCGGATACTAGACGAGATGCGGATTGTGCACCGGATCGTCGCCGACTTATCCGACGATGGCACgcaggaagaggaagccTCCGTCTATGCGGCAGCGGACGCTGCTTTGGCGACGATAGCTTACATGCCCGAGGACGTGGCGCTCTTGGAAAGCGACTCGGAGAAGTCGACGGGGCCTGCCAacgtgagcggcggcggcttgaaGCGAAAGCGGCAAGGGGACGACACGGCGGAGCCGCGAAAGGCGGGGACAACGGCGGCGGAAACGAGGGCAGCCTCGGGCGAGGAGATGCCGGACCTGGTTCACCGGTGCGTGCGCAAGGCCGCGCTGATATACTGTCAAGCGGTGCGGGACCGGGTGCCAACGAGCAGGACGTGCAGCGAAGACGACTTCAACCAGGTATGGCATTGGGCATGGGGTGCGGGGCTGGAtcggtgggcggcgctcaGCGGCGTCTTCGTGTGGGTGATGATTGCGGTGGTGCCGagctcgctggcgctggtgcacTCGCGCATGGTCAAGTCGCTACTGGTAACGGGCTTCATGTACCTGGGGACGGAGAATTGGCACGTGGCGGCGGACATTGCGACGGCGGGACTGAAGATGCAGAGATGGCTCCGGGGACGCAGAGACGTGATGCAAGGGGGCCTGGTGAGCGAGGCATGGGGGGGCGAGACGGTGGTGGAGAGGCACGGGTTCGCGTTCAAGGACGAAATGCCGGAggtggtgccggcgacgatggaggaggaTCACGAATCGGACGCGTAA
- a CDS encoding uncharacterized protein (EggNog:ENOG503PA75~COG:G), with protein MLEITSLKSFFDEIEETNGDDECRAWLSRVFDAKVELAAFVAARRRRRRAGTATEYVGFLKGSFNFSLRFKFSDGGPDAIIRFPKPGHTATALRDEKVANEIEAMEFLRQNTTMPIPHVHCWGLTKDSPHRFGPFIIMDYVEGEKLSTLLKKPMESDDEDLVLNPSIEDATLATIYRQIASYLLQLSRLSFNRIGAISKDGSKWSVTKRPLTYNMNELATVAGYPQNRFPTSTFDRASDYFASLSREHLAHLWTQRNIADDAEIARARFVARRRFAQLIPYYCISDSGPFLPFCDDLRPSNMLVDPKTLKITAVLDLEFTNAMPAQFTYDPPWWLLLSGPEAWLDRDSMDEFRKCYEPRMEQFLHALEEEEQEEEEGERKVLSASDQESALLPPPRRLSSLMRESWRCGRFWFDYAARKSFELDTIYWTALHGSSSSGDGIEVPEDGIEAELGPFIEAKMEQLRLYEEECAARFSQTSSG; from the coding sequence ATGTTGGAGATAACGTCACTAAAGTCCTTCTTCGACGAAATCGAAGAAACCAacggagacgacgagtgTAGAGCCTGGCTAAGTAGAGTCTTCGACGCCAAGGTCGAACTCGCAGCATTTGTTgccgctcggcggcggcggcggcgggctggcacGGCCACGGAATATGTCGGTTTCCTCAAGGGTTCTTTCAACTTCAGCTTGCGTTTCAAGTTCAGCGATGGCGGCCCAGACGCCATTATCCGGTTTCCCAAGCCGGGACATACGGCCACGGCTCTGAGGGACGAGAAGGTCGCCAACGAGATCGAGGCCATGGAATTCCTGCGCCAAAACACCACGATGCCGATTCCCCACGTTCACTGCTGGGGCCTCACTAAAGACAGTCCACATCGATTCGGCCCGTTCATCATCATGGACTATGTCGAAGGAGAGAAGTTGTCGACGCTCCTCAAGAAGCCCATGGaaagcgacgacgaggaccttgTCTTGAACCCAAGCATTGAAGACGCAACGCTGGCGACAATCTATCGTCAAATCGCAAGTTACTTGCTCCAGCTCTCGCGACTTTCTTTCAATCGCATCGGGGCCATCTCGAAGGACGGTTCCAAGTGGTCTGTCACCAAGAGACCTCTAACATACAACATGAACGAGCTAGCTACCGTGGCGGGCTATCCACAGAATCGCTTTCCGACGTCGACCTTTGACCGTGCTAGCGACTACTTCGCTTCGCTCTCACGGGAGCATCTGGCCCACCTCTGGACGCAGCGCAACATTGCGGACGATGCAGAGATTGCGCGGGCTCGTTTTGTGGCACGGCGTCGGTTCGCGCAGCTTATCCCGTACTACTGCATCAGCGATTCAGGCCCGTTTCTGCCCTTTTGTGACGATCTGCGGCCTTCGAACATGCTCGTTGATCCAAAGACTCTGAAAATCACCGCGGTGCTCGACTTGGAGTTCACCAACGCCATGCCCGCGCAGTTCACGTACGACCCGCCCTGGTGGCTGCTGTTGTCCGGGCCGGAGGCGTGGCTGGATCGAGACTCCATGGATGAGTTTCGCAAATGCTATGAGCCGCGGATGGAGCAGTTTTTGCACGCattggaagaagaagaacaagaagaagaagaaggagaaagAAAGGTGCTGAGCGCAAGCGACCAAGAGtctgccctcctcccaccaccacgacgcctTTCGTCCCTTATGCGAGAGTCCTGGAGATGCGGCCGCTTCTGGTTCGATTATGCCGCGAGGAAAAGCTTTGAGCTGGACACCATCTATTGGACTGCGCTGCACgggagtagtagtagtggcGATGGTATTGAGGTACCCGAAGACGGGATAGAAGCGGAACTGGGCCCGTTCATAGAGGCAAAGATGGAGCAGCTGAGGCTGTACGAGGAGGAATGTGCTGCTCGGTTCTCGCAAACCAGCAGCGGCTAG
- a CDS encoding Glucose-fructose oxidoreductase (COG:S~EggNog:ENOG503NVK5), with the protein MTSSSPIGVAIIGGGLFVKEQHLPAVLACRGLALRAIYSRSLASAESTAALIPDLVAAAAAGAAGEPQQVDLYAEDAGPGRALADLLSRSDVAAVIIALPILAQPAVVEAALVAGKHVLAEKPIAKDVASAQALIASYRRHRHQQQQQQQQRQQQHGDGGVQCCTLAIAENFRFVPRFVYAAEQAARMGRVTHFSVKVMSHMRPDNKYYQTTWRQRPGYQGGFLLDGGVHHAAAARLFLRGGSGSGSGGGGEGKEGNGDNSNRAASVRAVTALVQPGLPPIDTVTAVLRTEGGATGTFQHSAGTLMEAFEWDVACERGWVRSSGETVVVKPSGGERTERVFERTSGVAEEVAAWAEGIARGEPNPLQSPEEALADLEFLEKMFVSGERDGELERYELQL; encoded by the exons ATGACTTCGTCGTCACCCATTGGCGTCGCCAtcattggcggcggcctgttTGTCAAGGAGCAGCACCTG cccgccgtgctcgcctgccgcggcctcgccctgcgcgcAATTTACTCGCGCTCCCTCGCGTCGGCCGAGTCCACCGCGGCGCTCATCCCGgatctcgtcgccgccgccgccgccggagccgccggaGAGCCGCAGCAGGTGGACCTCtacgccgaggacgcgggaCCCGGGCGCGCCCTCGCAGACCTCCTCTCGCGctccgacgtggccgccgtcatcatcgcgcTGCCCATCCTCGCGCagccggccgtcgtcgaggccgccctcgtcgccggcaagcACGTCCTGGCCGAGAAGCCCATCGCCAAGGACGTGGCCTCGGCCCAGGCCCTCATCGCGTCGtaccgtcgccatcgccatcagcagcagcagcaacagcaacaacggcaacaacagcacggcgacggaggcgtgCAGTGCTGCACGCTCGCCATTGCCGAAAACTTCCGCTTCGTCCCGCGCTTCGtctacgccgccgagcaggccgcgcGCATGGGCCGCGTCACGCACTTCTCCGTCAAGGTCATGTCGCACATGCGGCCCGACAACAAGTACTACCAGAcgacgtggcggcagcggcccgggTACCAGGGCGGcttcctgctcgacggcggggtgcaccacgcggcggcggcgcgcctctTCCTGCGTGGTGGAAGCGGAAGCGGtagcggcgggggcggggagggcaaggagggtAACGGGGATAACAGCAatcgcgccgcctcggtgCGCGCAGTCACGGCCCTGGTGCAGCCGGGCCTGCCGCCCATCgacaccgtcaccgccgtgctgcgcaccgagggcggcgccacgggcaccTTTCAGCACTCGGCGGGGACCCTCATGGAGGCGTTCGAGTGGGACGTGGCCTGCGAGCGCGGCTGGGTGCGGTCCTCGGGCGAGACCGTCGTGGTCAAGCCCAGCGGCGGGGAGAGGACGGAGAGGGTCTTTGAGCGCAcgtcgggcgtcgccgaggaggtggcCGCGTGGGCCGAGGGCATCGCGCGCGGGGAGCCCAACCCCCTGCAGAGCCCCGaggaggccctcgccgacctcgagtTCCTCGAGAAGATGTTTGTGAGCGGCGAGAGGGACGGTGAGCTGGAGAGGTACGAGCTGCAGCTGTAG
- a CDS encoding uncharacterized protein (COG:S~EggNog:ENOG503P28U), producing MASSTPSERKARRVTDYPFVLDYRTRWNDNDMYDHMNNSVYNFLFDSAVNAYLMEHCSLHPPNSAQHPLVAHTSTDFFASVAYPAVAEVGVRVAKLGRSSVTYEVAVFERGVDAVRAVGSFVHVFVERATGRPHPDGMAPELRRGLERLLVRDDGKVPAKI from the exons atggcgtcgtcaacgccctcgGAGCGCAAGGCGCGTCGCGTCACCGACTATCCGTTTGTGCTCGATTACCGGACGAGATG GAACGACAATGACATGTACGATCACATGAACAATTCTGTGTACAACTTTCT CTTCGACTCGGCCGTCAACGCCTACCTCATGGAGCACTGCAGCCTGCACCCGCCCAACTCGGCGCAGCACCCGCTCGTGGCGCACACGTCGACCGACTTCTTCGCCTCGGTCGCCTacccggccgtcgccgaggtgggCGTGCGCGTCGCCAAGCTCGGCCGCTCGAGCGTCACCTACGAGGTGGCCGTcttcgagcgcggcgtcgacgccgtccgcgccgtgGGCAGCTTCGTCCACGTcttcgtcgagcgcgccaccggccgcccCCACCCGGACGGCATGGCCcccgagctgcgccgcggcctggAGCGCCTGCTGGTCCgtgacgacggcaaggtccCGGCCAAGATTTGA
- the RIB2 gene encoding tRNA pseudouridine(32) synthase (EggNog:ENOG503NVMQ~COG:A), with amino-acid sequence MLVRAGSRTFGALLRRAAAVHAMATPDVEAAAPAAPLPAPQSAASSSSSSPPAAAPSSSRLPPAPAQVRSASPSPPLSAESNPRRKQKQTLTQRPKHEGTALPDPDVPLITPVAPVWPPPYHFDDDDGLRRVRPYHWTYNTYCKERWRGRALIDIFESEFRDRPVHYYRASMESGDIYVNGRRVGPDYIVRNGDLVSHTLHRHEPPVTADPVAIIHEDDEMIVINKPSGVPVHPAGRYKFNSVIEIMKADRGAQFMPYPCNRLDRLTSGIMFIAKSVRAAEEMGNRIKQRTVRKEYIARVVGDFPDGEVVCDQPILQISPKLGLNRVRANGKTARTVFKKLAYYPPTEQELAYIAATADDKAQQGAHDDDDTNATHVDPAAKPWLSKRGYSIVRCLPVTGRTHQIRVHLQYLGHPIQNDPIYANQRVWGFDLGQSDADGTHNTDEDVISRLSRMGKEEVAQAVVYYDEMVDKYEKRRAEKMTGELCAVCDTPLYSDPGAHELSLWLHSLRYEDAGGAWSYTSPLPKWALPPEGMAGPTTVGGMEELVDAVKDDNPEMAG; translated from the coding sequence ATGCTCGTTCGGGCCGGATCACGAACATTCGGAGCGCTACTCaggcgagccgccgccgtccacgccatggccactcccgacgtcgaggcagccgcccccgcggcgccgctgccagcaCCTCAGTccgccgcatcatcatcatcatcatcaccaccagcagcagcgccgtcttcgtcgcggCTGCCACCGGCCCCAGCACAAGTGCGCTCagcgtctccgtcgccgccattgaGCGCCGAATCCAACCCCCGGCGCAAGCAGAAGCAAACGCTCACCCAGCGCCCCAAGCACGAGGGCACCGCCCTCCCGGACCCCGACGTGCCGCTCATcacgcccgtcgcccccgtctggccgccgccgtaccacttcgacgacgacgacggcctccgCCGCGTGCGGCCCTACCACTGGACCTACAACACGTACTGCAAGGAGCGctggcgcggccgcgccctcaTCGACATCTTCGAGTCCGAGTTTCGCGACCGCCCCGTCCACTACTACCGCGCCTCCATGGAGAGCGGCGACATTTATgtcaacggccgccgcgtcggcccCGACTACATCGTCCGCAACGGCGACCTCGTCTCCCACAccctccaccgccacgagccccccgtcaccgccgaccccgtcgccatcatccacgaggacgacgaaATGATTGTCATCAACAAGCCCTCGGGCGTCCCCGTTcaccccgccggccgctACAAGTTCAACTCGGTCATCGAGATCATGAAGGCCGACCGCGGCGCCCAGTTCATGCCCTACCCCTGCAACCGCCTCGACCGCTTGACCAGCGGCATCATGTTCATCGCCAAGAgtgtccgcgccgccgaggagatggGCAACCGCATCAAGCAGCGCACCGTCCGCAAGGAGTACAttgcccgcgtcgtcggcgacttccccgacggcgaggtcgtctgCGACCAGCCCATACTGCAAATCTCTCCCAAGCTTGGCCTCAACCGCGTCAGGGCCAACGGCAAGACGGCCCGCACCGTCTTCAAGAAGCTAGCCTACTACCCGCCCACCGAGCAGGAGCTGGCGtacatcgccgccaccgccgacgacaaggcgcagcagggcgcgcacgacgacgacgacaccaacGCCACCCATGTCGACCCGGCGGCCAAGCCGTGGCTCAGCAAACGCGGCTACTCCATCGTccgctgcctgcccgtcacGGGCCGCACCCACCAGATCCGTGTCCACCTGCAGTACCTGGGTCACCCCATCCAAAATGACCCCATATACGCCAACCAGCGCGTCTGGGGCTTCGACCTCGGCCagagcgacgccgacggcacgcACAACACCGACGAAGACGTCATCAGCCGTCTGTCGCGCATGGGCAAGGAAGAggtcgcccaggccgtcgtctACTACGACGAGATGGTGGACAAGTATGAGAAGCGCCGCGCTGAGAAAATGACGGGTGAGCTGTGCGCCGTGTGCGACACGCCGCTCTACTCGGATCCCGGCGCCCACGAGCTCTCCCTCTGGCTGCACAGCCTGCGGTACGAGGACGCCGGAGGTGCGTGGTCCTACACCAGCCCGCTGCCCAAGtgggcgctgccgccggagGGCATGGCGGGGCCTACGACGGTGGGGGGTAtggaggagctcgtcgacgccgtcaaggacgacaaCCCCGAGATGGCGGGGTGA
- a CDS encoding uncharacterized protein (COG:S~EggNog:ENOG503P5RG), producing the protein MTASLQQLPSRQPQRPEYDNTVPLPTSLTRHFASSTMPPRASSAEPAAKSSKRKGTRSVSTLTPSQLARKRANDREAQRAIRARTKEHIERLERELDELRSHQCRDRTVQELLRRNKALEDELRRLKENMGTVSMNSSPYSAPAVFDDNLSTTSGGAPPIPSPQMSPLPSAADYAPLQEFGHQQQQQHQHQQHQQHQQHQYVGMPNSCESWAATIPSTAAGMPPSVPSPSPSIADEYGASAAYIPTSVPASMMPSNNKDVKLEFDNMQSMSQGYMHHDHPHQPQQRNAAWNVYPMYYDGAQQAVGVSR; encoded by the exons ATGACAGCATCGCTACAACAACTGCCATCCAGACAGCCGCAACGGCCTGAATACGACAACACCGTCCCACTGCCGACTTCACTCACGCGTCACTTCGCATCCTCCACAATGCCACCCCGCGCGTCGTCTGCGGAACCCGCAGCCAAGTCCTCGAAAAGAAAGG GCACCCGCAGCGTGTCTACCCTCACACCGTCACAGCTGGCCCGCAAGAGAGCCAACGACCGCGAGGCCCAGCGTGCCATCCGCGCTCGCACAAAGGAGCACATTGAGCGTCTCGAgcgcgagctggacgagctcCGCAGCCACCAGTGCCGCGACCGCACGGTCCAGGAACTCCTCCGACGGaacaaggccctcgaggatgagcttCGTCGCTTGAAGGAGAACATGGGCACCGTATCCATGAACTCGTCGCCGTACTCGGCCCCCGCAG TGTTTGACGACAACCTCAGCAcaacgagcggcggcgcccctcctATTCCCAGCCCGCAGATGTCGCCGTTGCCTTCGGCCGCCGACTATGCGCCTCTGCAGGAGTTTGgccaccagcaacagcagcagcaccaacatcagcagcaccagcagcaccagcagcatcagtACGTGGGCATGCCAAACAGCTGCGAGTCATGGGCCGCCACCATTCCCAGCACCGCTGCAGGCATGCCGCCCAGCGTGCCGAGCCCATCGCCATCCATTGCCGATGAGTacggcgcctcggccgcgtaCATCCCCACGAGCGTGCCCGCGTCCATGATGCCTTCCAACAACAAGGACGTCAAGCTGGAGTTTGACAACATGCAGTCCATGAGCCAGGGCTACATGCACCACGATCACCCTcaccagccccagcagcgaAATGCCGCCTGGAACGTGTACCCCATGTACTATGACggggcgcagcaggccgtGGGCGTTTCGCGATGA